One part of the Suncus etruscus isolate mSunEtr1 chromosome 2, mSunEtr1.pri.cur, whole genome shotgun sequence genome encodes these proteins:
- the IRX2 gene encoding iroquois-class homeodomain protein IRX-2, translated as MSYPQGYLYQAPGSLALYSCPAYGASALAAPRSEELARSASGSAFSPYPGSAAFTAQAATGFGSPLQYSADAAAGFPTYMGAHYDAHATGMTGAIGYHPYGSAAYPYQLNDPAYRKNATRDATATLKAWLQEHRKNPYPTKGEKIMLAIITKMTLTQVSTWFANARRRLKKENKMTWAPRNKSEDEDEEDGDAARAKEESGDKAPDGTETSAEDEGISLQVDSLTDHSCSAAESDGEKLPGRARAGDPLCESGSECKDKYDELEDDEDDEDAAERDLAPPKPVTSSPLTGVEAPLLSPAPEAVPRGIGVGGGGGGGKPLLGSRTSPGAPPPVHKPKLWSLAEIATSDLKQPSLGPACAPPGLPTAAAPASNGAPPGGSPYPASPLLGRHLYYTAPFYGSYTNYGNLNAALPGQGLLRYSSAPADALHVAPKAASDAGKAGAHPLGSHYRSPGGGYEPKKDAGEGCPVVDGGAQPYL; from the exons ATGTCCTACCCGCAGGGCTACCTGTACCAGGCGCCCGGCTCGCTGGCGCTCTACTCCTGCCCGGCGTACGGCGCCTCGGCCCTAGCGGCGCCGCGGAGCGAGGAGCTGGCGCGCTCGGCGTCGGGCTCGGCGTTCAGCCCCTACCCGGGCTCGGCGGCCTTCACGGCGCAGGCGGCCACCGGCTTCGGCAGCCCGCTGCAGTACTCGGCCGACGCGGCCGCCGGCTTCCCCACCTACATG GGCGCGCACTACGACGCGCACGCCACGGGCATGACGGGAGCCATCGGCTACCATCCCTACGGCAGCGCGGCCTACCCGTACCAGCTCAACGATCCCGCGTACCGCAAGAACGCCACGCGCGACGCCACGGCCACGCTGAAGGCCTGGCTGCAGGAGCACCGCAAGAACCCCTACCCCACCAAGGGCGAGAAGATCATGCTGGCCATCATCACCAAGATGACCCTCACGCAGGTGTCCACCTGGTTCGCCAACGCGCGCCGGCGCCTCAAGAAGGAGAACAAGATGACGTGGGCCCCACGGAACAAGAGCGAAGACGAGGACGAGGAGGACGGCGACGCAGCGCGCGCCAAGGAGGAGAGCGGGGACAAGGCGCCCGATGGCACCGAGACCTCAGCGGAGGACGAAG GGATCAGCCTGCAAGTGGACTCACTCACCGATCACTCTTGCTCGGCCGCCGAGTCGGATGGGGAGAAGCTACCCGGCCGCGCCCGCGCCGGGGACCCGCTGTGTGAGTCGGGCTCCGAATGCAAAGATAAGTACGACGAGCTGGAGGACGACGAGGACGACGAAGACGCGGCCGAGCGGGACCTGGCGCCGCCCAAGCCCGTCACCTCGTCGCCGCTGACGGGCGTGGAGGCGCCGCTGCTGAGCCCCGCGCCCGAGGCCGTGCCACGCGGCATCGGCGTGGGCGGCGGTGGCGGAGGCGGGAAGCCGCTGCTGGGCAGCCGGACGTCTCCGGGCGCGCCACCGCCGGTCCACAAGCCCAAGCTGTGGTCTCTGGCCGAGATCGCCACGTCGGACCTCAAGCAGCCCAGCCTGGGGCCCGCCTGTGCGCCGCCGGGCCTGCCCACGGCCGCCGCGCCCGCCTCCAACGGGGCCCCGCCGGGCGGCTCGCCCTACCCCGCGTCCCCGCTGCTCGGCCGGCACCTCTACTACACGGCGCCCTTCTACGGCAGCTACACGAACTACGGGAACCTGAACGCCGCGCTGCCCGGCCAGGGCCTGCTGCGATACAGCTCGGCACCGGCAGACGCCCTGCACGTCGCGCCCAAGGCGGCCAGCGACGCGGGCAAGGCTGGCGCGCACCCCCTGGGCTCCCACTACCGGTCCCCCGGCGGCGGCTACGAGCCCAAGAAAG ATGCCGGTGAGGGCTGCCCAGTGGTGGACGGGGGAGCACAGCCCTACTTATAA